A part of Thermococcus sp. LS1 genomic DNA contains:
- a CDS encoding DUF1102 domain-containing protein: MGKTIKIGTSIGIIIVLLIGVWELYSSDPLTVVYATPENGTLSIENPVPPYAYSDNGILVIDISPDSPFYPGYGDGLSVNSTYVFDNVFIIENNQSQTGYSEICVRVSSEAQKVGFFVGNFEGNWSDIVEVTLQANESVGIGVRIDTHGLQLGDYSEGMSIEAWGGSCG; encoded by the coding sequence TTGGGAAAAACCATAAAGATTGGTACCAGTATTGGAATCATCATTGTCCTACTCATAGGGGTTTGGGAACTGTATTCTTCAGACCCTCTAACAGTTGTTTATGCTACCCCTGAAAACGGGACACTCTCAATTGAGAACCCCGTTCCCCCATATGCTTATTCTGACAATGGGATCCTTGTCATCGATATTTCACCGGACAGTCCATTCTATCCCGGCTATGGAGATGGATTAAGCGTAAACAGCACCTACGTCTTTGATAACGTTTTCATCATCGAGAACAACCAGAGCCAGACAGGATACAGCGAGATATGTGTGAGGGTAAGCTCGGAGGCCCAGAAAGTGGGATTCTTCGTCGGGAACTTTGAAGGGAACTGGAGCGATATCGTTGAAGTGACGCTGCAGGCCAATGAGAGTGTGGGTATTGGGGTGAGAATTGACACCCACGGCCTCCAGCTGGGAGACTACAGTGAAGGAATGAGCATAGAGGCCTGGGGAGGAAGTTGCGGATGA
- a CDS encoding DUF1102 domain-containing protein, protein MRKIIGLFALMVGLLVAVAASSAHFAYFEADRGVHIEVVPDDSELIDLRPMQPYAYINDNGMLVIDLSKYNGNWQEGFGEGISPNSTYVFKEVFGVSNDLWEGTPICMHITYSGDGGVKFFVGNYTGQPGETTLDVTVMPGEVVPIGLILNSTGLVDGDAINGQVQFYAVPGPCEED, encoded by the coding sequence ATGAGAAAGATCATAGGACTCTTTGCACTTATGGTAGGGCTTCTAGTTGCAGTCGCAGCAAGCAGCGCCCACTTTGCATACTTCGAAGCCGACAGGGGTGTCCATATTGAGGTCGTCCCAGATGACAGCGAGCTCATAGACCTTAGACCCATGCAGCCCTATGCGTACATTAACGATAACGGAATGCTGGTCATAGACCTGAGCAAGTACAACGGAAACTGGCAGGAAGGATTCGGCGAGGGCATCAGCCCGAACAGCACATACGTCTTCAAGGAAGTCTTTGGTGTTAGCAACGACCTTTGGGAGGGAACTCCGATCTGTATGCATATCACATACAGCGGCGACGGTGGAGTTAAGTTCTTCGTTGGAAACTACACTGGCCAACCAGGTGAGACCACCCTTGATGTAACCGTAATGCCGGGCGAAGTCGTGCCTATAGGCCTTATTCTCAACAGCACTGGCTTGGTGGACGGAGATGCCATAAACGGGCAGGTCCAGTTCTACGCAGTCCCCGGACCGTGTGAGGAGGACTGA
- a CDS encoding DUF1102 domain-containing protein: protein MKKILALGMLGLMIAAAFALGTSATFRDYRAQRSVHIAVVPDDSELIDLTPVQPYAYLNDGGQLVIDFSADNPNWPGWENESWWAWDDELDTAVPARGIGLSPQSRYNFDEIFNVSNHLWEQETILVRIISSDPGMVSFYEPNGMMYNTNGGGQPYNSDTAVGDVCFYLEPGEALGVGMELAAPNTLGSYDVNIAIQAWPANEAPFECGGG from the coding sequence ATGAAGAAAATTTTGGCCCTCGGTATGCTGGGGCTGATGATCGCGGCGGCCTTTGCACTAGGCACGAGCGCAACCTTCAGGGACTACAGGGCCCAGAGGAGCGTTCATATTGCCGTTGTCCCCGACGACAGCGAGCTCATTGACCTGACGCCCGTTCAGCCCTACGCGTACCTTAACGATGGAGGGCAACTTGTTATTGACTTCTCAGCAGACAACCCGAACTGGCCAGGCTGGGAAAACGAGAGCTGGTGGGCATGGGATGATGAACTGGATACTGCTGTCCCCGCAAGAGGAATAGGACTCAGCCCGCAGAGCCGGTACAACTTTGACGAAATATTCAACGTGAGCAACCATCTCTGGGAGCAGGAAACCATACTAGTCAGGATCATCTCATCAGATCCCGGAATGGTCTCATTCTACGAGCCCAATGGCATGATGTATAACACAAACGGAGGCGGCCAGCCGTACAACTCGGACACAGCCGTCGGAGACGTCTGCTTCTACCTTGAGCCCGGAGAGGCACTCGGTGTGGGCATGGAACTTGCAGCACCCAACACTCTTGGGAGCTACGACGTTAACATAGCTATTCAGGCATGGCCTGCCAACGAAGCACCGTTCGAGTGCGGAGGTGGCTGA
- a CDS encoding glycosyltransferase, producing MKVSVIVPTYNERDNLEKLFERMSKALADYDYEIIVVDDDSPDKTWEFAQKLAEKYPVKVIRRTREKGLSSAVIRGFKEASGDVFVVMDADLQHPPEVIPRLLEAIENGADIAIASRYVKGGGVKNWYWYRKLISKGAIMIGRIALPKIRDVKDPVSGFFALRREVVENAQLNPIGFKILMEILIKGRYQRVEEVPFVFGLRHAGESKLGGKTILNYLKHIYRLMKWEGELDRLLKFTIVGLSGVLVNQGFLWFFVSKLGWDKILANIPATELAILNNFTWNDLWTFRDLKTRPLHLRLLSFHLAALTGAVVQWIIYAGLVLLGMHYLLANMVGIVVSFIVRFLVNRHVTWG from the coding sequence ATGAAGGTCTCGGTGATAGTACCAACGTACAACGAGCGCGACAACCTTGAGAAACTCTTCGAGAGAATGAGCAAGGCCCTTGCTGATTACGATTATGAAATCATCGTTGTTGATGACGATTCTCCTGATAAAACCTGGGAATTCGCCCAGAAGCTCGCCGAAAAATATCCAGTCAAGGTTATCCGCCGGACGAGAGAGAAGGGCCTCTCCTCAGCGGTCATCCGCGGCTTCAAGGAGGCGAGCGGCGACGTCTTCGTCGTGATGGACGCCGACCTGCAGCATCCGCCGGAGGTGATTCCCCGGCTGCTGGAGGCAATCGAGAACGGCGCGGACATAGCCATAGCCTCCCGCTACGTTAAGGGAGGGGGCGTCAAGAACTGGTACTGGTACAGGAAGCTAATCTCCAAGGGAGCCATAATGATCGGCCGCATCGCCCTGCCGAAGATAAGGGACGTTAAGGATCCCGTGAGCGGCTTCTTCGCCCTCAGAAGGGAAGTCGTCGAAAACGCCCAGCTCAACCCCATCGGCTTCAAGATACTTATGGAGATACTCATCAAGGGCAGATACCAGCGCGTCGAAGAGGTTCCGTTTGTCTTTGGCCTCAGACACGCTGGCGAGAGCAAGCTCGGCGGAAAGACGATACTCAACTACCTCAAGCATATTTACAGGCTCATGAAGTGGGAGGGCGAGCTCGACAGGCTGCTCAAGTTTACGATAGTTGGGCTCTCGGGCGTTCTCGTGAACCAGGGATTTCTGTGGTTCTTCGTCTCTAAGCTCGGCTGGGACAAGATACTCGCCAACATTCCAGCCACGGAGCTGGCCATACTCAACAACTTCACCTGGAACGACCTCTGGACGTTTAGGGATCTTAAGACGAGACCGCTTCATCTCCGACTCCTGAGCTTCCACCTGGCAGCGCTGACCGGAGCAGTCGTACAGTGGATAATTTACGCTGGTCTGGTCCTCCTCGGGATGCACTACCTGCTGGCGAACATGGTCGGCATTGTGGTCTCTTTCATAGTTCGCTTCCTTGTGAACAGGCACGTTACTTGGGGCTGA
- a CDS encoding DUF4910 domain-containing protein codes for MRRFLKETEVFDSTNVLHYIAEISQFHRIQGSKELPEAVRFIKEELRIWGVNAQLFEEFYDGKSWYLTLKSPIAWDLVYGKVELLGKTLTTSLSPLVVMAHSPSGNAEGEVVHIVREEDWEKAEGKIVLVGKEWREAYKKANKTGARAFIAYREGTGDAIPYIGLFLTKDELEWARIPAVAVPESLAKRVINKLNSGETVKAKIEVETQINERQVLPILYAEIGKPPFILFTAHICHPKPGANDNASGSAMLIELARVLNGLYNDSFRFGFAFLWIPEYYGTQAFIEKYAELDKYYAVINLDMVAGSEDRAGSTVMLVTTPASRFSIVSGVLEYFLELSNGAGKSFSGSLMPRLKLKSYPYEMGSDHDVFNFFGIPSVMPITWPDRFYHSSEDTVDKVSKATIELIGKAVLATALALAKAEKEELQRFARGYAMKYLGELGRDRDTERIERLVMTGLARDSRFLGIESGHEFERRPWLRWVKKGRVSGELIREADKEAYEEFKELTKDRKILVHLHELLMLGEFLPKEEAFEALEEEFGEVNREKLEKLVDVLEKTGVVELL; via the coding sequence ATGAGACGCTTTCTGAAGGAAACTGAGGTTTTTGACTCGACGAACGTTCTCCACTACATAGCCGAGATAAGCCAGTTCCACAGGATACAGGGCTCGAAGGAGCTCCCCGAGGCAGTGAGGTTCATTAAGGAGGAGCTTAGGATCTGGGGAGTTAACGCCCAGCTCTTTGAGGAGTTTTACGATGGGAAGAGCTGGTATCTAACATTAAAGTCGCCGATAGCCTGGGATTTAGTCTATGGAAAGGTCGAGCTCCTTGGAAAGACCCTAACAACATCTCTAAGCCCACTCGTCGTCATGGCTCACTCCCCAAGTGGAAATGCAGAGGGCGAAGTGGTTCACATAGTCCGGGAAGAGGACTGGGAAAAAGCGGAGGGGAAGATAGTTCTAGTCGGAAAGGAATGGCGTGAGGCCTACAAAAAGGCCAACAAGACTGGTGCTAGGGCTTTCATAGCTTACCGCGAGGGAACCGGGGATGCAATCCCCTACATCGGCCTTTTCCTCACGAAGGATGAACTCGAATGGGCAAGGATTCCGGCCGTTGCAGTTCCAGAGAGCCTCGCCAAGAGGGTCATAAACAAACTGAATTCGGGAGAAACAGTTAAAGCGAAAATAGAGGTCGAGACCCAGATAAACGAGCGTCAGGTTCTCCCAATCCTCTACGCCGAGATAGGTAAGCCTCCTTTCATACTCTTCACCGCCCACATCTGTCACCCGAAGCCTGGAGCCAACGACAACGCCAGCGGAAGTGCGATGCTCATAGAGCTCGCAAGGGTTCTGAACGGCCTCTACAACGACTCCTTCCGCTTTGGCTTTGCCTTCCTTTGGATACCCGAGTACTACGGAACCCAGGCCTTCATCGAGAAGTACGCCGAGCTCGACAAGTACTATGCTGTTATAAACCTCGATATGGTTGCCGGGAGCGAGGACAGGGCTGGCTCGACGGTGATGCTCGTCACAACGCCGGCTTCGAGATTTTCCATAGTTTCCGGTGTTCTGGAATACTTCCTCGAGCTGTCCAACGGAGCTGGAAAGAGCTTCTCTGGCAGTCTGATGCCGAGGCTGAAGCTCAAGTCATACCCCTATGAGATGGGCAGCGACCACGACGTCTTCAACTTCTTCGGGATTCCTTCGGTTATGCCTATAACCTGGCCCGACCGCTTCTACCACTCCAGCGAGGATACGGTGGATAAGGTGAGCAAGGCAACCATCGAGCTGATTGGTAAGGCTGTTCTGGCGACTGCCCTGGCACTGGCAAAGGCAGAAAAGGAGGAGCTCCAGCGCTTCGCCAGGGGCTATGCCATGAAGTACCTCGGAGAGCTGGGTAGAGACAGAGACACGGAAAGGATAGAGAGGCTTGTCATGACTGGCCTTGCGAGAGATTCACGCTTCCTCGGGATCGAGAGCGGCCACGAGTTCGAGAGGAGGCCGTGGCTCAGGTGGGTCAAGAAGGGAAGAGTATCCGGTGAGCTGATTAGGGAAGCGGATAAGGAAGCCTACGAGGAGTTTAAAGAGCTGACCAAGGACAGGAAGATTCTCGTCCACCTCCACGAACTCCTGATGCTCGGCGAGTTTCTGCCGAAGGAAGAGGCCTTTGAGGCTTTAGAAGAGGAGTTCGGAGAGGTGAATAGGGAAAAGCTCGAGAAGCTGGTCGATGTGCTCGAAAAAACGGGAGTCGTGGAGCTCCTCTAG
- a CDS encoding transcriptional regulator, with amino-acid sequence MSDVYEKLEALLRSLGLKKTELRIYRLLLEKREPMRITEIQRELGISERSVREHVLSLYRKGILRRRLIEQGWLGYVYTAVTPSEVLEHIKENLVKKINELEKELKSSTGQRN; translated from the coding sequence ATGAGCGACGTCTACGAGAAGCTCGAGGCACTGCTGCGCTCACTGGGACTCAAGAAGACGGAGCTTAGGATATACAGACTCCTTCTCGAGAAGAGAGAGCCCATGAGAATAACCGAAATCCAGAGAGAGCTGGGCATAAGCGAGCGCTCAGTCAGGGAGCACGTGCTGAGCCTTTATCGCAAGGGCATCCTCAGGAGGAGACTGATAGAACAGGGCTGGCTCGGCTACGTCTACACTGCCGTGACCCCAAGCGAGGTTCTCGAACACATTAAAGAGAACCTTGTAAAGAAGATAAACGAGCTGGAAAAAGAGCTGAAGAGCTCCACAGGCCAGAGGAACTAG
- a CDS encoding metallophosphoesterase, protein MDSFEAFERLSLEIETSRGRTLLMADPHIGFELSRGLRIRTHFEERLAQFIVEKDPDLLVLLGDVKEPIGMSFTMKRLLMGFFSELKEIPTIITKGNHDGRIEEVARKFPNVEVREHLLADEILLLHGHTNLPEVEFSEAYLGHIHPAYTFKSGGVARKTKIFLRVGRFLILPSVNPFIEGFDVREGIKMVPFLKDTKGGKAFLPEGIYVGEVPFR, encoded by the coding sequence ATGGACTCTTTTGAAGCCTTTGAAAGGCTCTCACTGGAAATTGAAACTTCACGTGGAAGAACTCTTCTCATGGCAGACCCACATATAGGATTCGAGCTTTCCCGCGGGCTGAGGATAAGGACGCATTTCGAGGAGAGACTGGCTCAGTTCATAGTCGAAAAGGACCCGGACCTGCTGGTTCTTCTGGGGGACGTTAAGGAGCCAATAGGGATGAGCTTCACCATGAAAAGACTCTTAATGGGCTTCTTTTCCGAGCTGAAGGAAATTCCGACGATTATAACCAAGGGCAACCATGACGGAAGGATAGAAGAGGTTGCCAGAAAGTTTCCGAACGTTGAGGTCAGAGAACACCTACTGGCCGACGAGATACTCCTCCTACACGGCCATACAAATCTGCCGGAGGTAGAGTTCAGCGAGGCATATCTCGGCCACATTCATCCCGCCTACACTTTCAAATCCGGAGGAGTAGCCAGGAAAACCAAGATTTTCCTCAGGGTTGGGAGGTTCCTCATTCTACCTTCGGTGAACCCGTTCATTGAGGGCTTTGACGTGAGGGAAGGTATAAAGATGGTGCCCTTTCTGAAAGACACCAAGGGTGGAAAAGCTTTTCTACCCGAAGGAATCTACGTGGGCGAGGTTCCCTTCAGATAG
- a CDS encoding nitrilase, with the protein MRVAYVQMEPKLLEPEKNYSKAEKLIKDAAKEGAKLVVLPELFDTGYNFESRDEVGSVAGQIPDGETTEFLVELAKDLEVFIVAGTAEKDEKGRLYNSAVIVGPIGWGYIGKYRKVHLFYREKLFFEPGNLGFHVFNIGIAKVGVMICFDWFFPESARTLALKGAEIIAHPSNLVMPYAPRAMPIRALENRVYTITANRIGEERGLRFIGKSTIASPKAEVLVVGSEDKEEIGVVEIDLNLTGDKRLNEFNDIFKDRRPEFYLL; encoded by the coding sequence ATGAGGGTCGCCTACGTCCAGATGGAGCCGAAGCTTTTAGAGCCTGAGAAAAACTACTCCAAAGCTGAGAAGCTAATAAAGGATGCTGCCAAGGAAGGAGCAAAGCTGGTGGTTCTTCCCGAGCTCTTCGACACCGGCTACAACTTCGAGAGCAGGGACGAGGTGGGAAGCGTCGCCGGCCAGATTCCGGACGGAGAAACCACTGAGTTTCTTGTTGAGCTCGCCAAGGATCTTGAGGTCTTCATCGTCGCGGGAACCGCGGAGAAAGATGAGAAGGGGAGACTCTACAATTCCGCAGTAATAGTTGGCCCGATAGGCTGGGGCTATATCGGGAAGTACCGCAAAGTTCACCTCTTCTACCGCGAGAAGCTCTTCTTCGAGCCCGGAAACCTCGGCTTCCACGTTTTCAACATCGGCATCGCAAAGGTCGGAGTTATGATATGCTTTGACTGGTTCTTCCCAGAATCGGCAAGAACGCTCGCTCTGAAGGGAGCGGAGATAATAGCCCACCCGAGCAACCTCGTCATGCCCTACGCACCGAGGGCCATGCCAATCAGGGCCTTGGAGAACCGTGTTTATACTATAACCGCTAATCGCATAGGCGAGGAGCGGGGTCTTAGGTTCATAGGCAAGAGCACAATAGCCTCACCGAAGGCCGAAGTTTTGGTAGTGGGAAGTGAGGATAAGGAAGAGATTGGTGTTGTCGAGATTGACCTGAACCTCACCGGGGACAAGAGGCTCAATGAGTTCAACGACATATTCAAGGACAGGCGGCCTGAGTTCTACCTCCTGTGA
- a CDS encoding multidrug transporter translates to MRSSIFIGLALMVALVIGFAVQAELFTANYVYQKSYLCSDKIQAEFIPADTHVTGYIRAENPFSAYVVVSNSGYFESLEKSEVVRSWENVTEAKLDFDAPGENCYLVVKNGNTSQIVEIKFKAER, encoded by the coding sequence ATGAGAAGCTCAATCTTCATAGGGCTTGCACTCATGGTCGCCTTGGTGATTGGCTTCGCAGTGCAGGCGGAACTCTTCACGGCCAACTATGTCTACCAGAAGAGCTATCTTTGTTCTGATAAGATACAAGCCGAGTTCATCCCAGCTGACACTCACGTCACGGGCTACATAAGGGCGGAGAACCCGTTCTCGGCCTACGTCGTTGTATCGAACTCTGGATACTTTGAGAGCCTTGAAAAGAGTGAGGTTGTCCGCAGTTGGGAGAACGTGACAGAGGCCAAACTCGATTTTGATGCGCCGGGTGAGAACTGCTACCTCGTAGTGAAGAACGGGAACACGAGCCAGATAGTTGAGATAAAGTTCAAAGCTGAGCGCTGA
- a CDS encoding class I SAM-dependent methyltransferase: MSLEELYRYLRWRMDPDDERAVGRFWRIVKVFEFMEGLLPEEPRVLDLCAGTGIAGVAAARATNAPLLTVLDARKEDLEKARKWLEIAEISPELRLVTGDVREVSKLVGEHDLALLWGLTMPHFDPFDAVRIFANVALSLSEDGVFVMEETDRVYGILYQIGYKDFLVESKTEDYTLISVHEGYNLKRGTFRRTYYKLPGFEKITEEEHRLWDLASQLAIGSVFFREWKLITRNEHGINGVSHLLYFRRPRKNTAREVLADF, translated from the coding sequence ATGTCACTGGAGGAGCTCTACCGCTACCTTCGTTGGAGAATGGATCCTGATGATGAACGGGCAGTTGGGAGGTTCTGGAGGATAGTGAAGGTCTTCGAGTTCATGGAAGGGCTCCTGCCAGAAGAGCCCAGAGTGCTCGACCTCTGCGCCGGCACGGGGATTGCCGGGGTCGCTGCTGCCAGAGCTACTAATGCCCCGCTGCTGACGGTTCTGGACGCAAGGAAGGAGGACCTTGAGAAGGCCAGGAAGTGGCTCGAGATAGCTGAGATAAGTCCTGAGCTCAGACTCGTCACCGGGGATGTGAGGGAAGTTTCAAAGCTCGTAGGGGAGCACGATCTGGCCCTACTCTGGGGACTCACAATGCCGCACTTCGACCCCTTCGATGCGGTAAGAATATTCGCAAACGTGGCCCTGAGCCTGAGCGAAGACGGAGTTTTCGTTATGGAGGAAACTGACAGGGTCTATGGAATCCTCTACCAGATAGGCTACAAGGACTTCCTCGTCGAATCCAAAACGGAAGACTACACCCTAATTTCGGTTCATGAGGGCTATAACCTCAAGAGGGGCACCTTCAGGAGGACGTACTACAAGCTGCCGGGCTTCGAGAAGATCACCGAAGAGGAGCATAGGCTCTGGGATCTCGCTTCCCAGTTGGCCATCGGAAGCGTTTTCTTTAGGGAATGGAAACTCATCACAAGAAACGAACACGGGATCAACGGTGTTTCCCACCTGCTCTACTTCAGAAGGCCGAGGAAGAACACCGCTAGGGAGGTACTCGCTGATTTTTGA
- a CDS encoding SdpI family protein produces MWAELLRVLYALFMGAFLIIMGALTFTAKDEPGIGFRIGYTYLSERARRKANRVSGGLIIATGTLLIIAGFFLPMFYLWGLLLVGLLSSVAIAYLVAKREYELEELSVEAPEGKGREIKPPDVRRHLAFQAICLLGVLALSPRLPEGSVAFFSILIAVFMALTAFASRPLVFQLAPSFKGKMARGFAFSMSVASLMLLILALGAAFNVGVLGGLLLTFLCLTILAYGVFKALVSAYEEGYY; encoded by the coding sequence ATGTGGGCTGAGCTCCTCAGGGTTCTCTACGCGCTCTTCATGGGCGCTTTCCTCATAATTATGGGGGCATTAACCTTCACGGCCAAAGACGAGCCCGGAATCGGCTTTCGCATCGGCTACACCTACCTCTCCGAGCGGGCGAGGAGAAAGGCCAACCGCGTTTCAGGCGGACTGATCATCGCAACAGGCACCCTGCTGATTATCGCGGGCTTCTTCCTGCCGATGTTCTATCTGTGGGGGCTCCTGCTCGTCGGGCTGCTCTCCTCGGTTGCAATCGCTTACCTCGTGGCAAAGAGGGAGTACGAGCTTGAGGAGCTTTCGGTAGAGGCTCCTGAGGGAAAGGGAAGGGAGATAAAGCCGCCGGACGTTAGAAGGCATCTCGCCTTTCAGGCCATCTGCCTCTTGGGTGTCCTTGCCCTCTCGCCGAGGCTGCCGGAGGGAAGCGTTGCCTTCTTCTCCATTCTCATCGCGGTCTTCATGGCTCTCACTGCCTTCGCCTCCCGTCCCCTCGTCTTCCAGCTAGCTCCCAGCTTTAAGGGGAAGATGGCGAGAGGTTTTGCCTTTTCGATGAGCGTCGCTTCGCTGATGCTCCTCATCCTAGCCCTCGGAGCTGCCTTCAACGTCGGAGTCCTTGGCGGCCTGCTCCTGACCTTTCTCTGCTTAACGATTCTTGCCTACGGGGTCTTCAAGGCTCTCGTTAGCGCCTACGAGGAGGGCTACTATTAG
- a CDS encoding DUF1648 domain-containing protein, with protein MEWVELYIVMTLFVAGLLTLAFRNKRQYFIGFRIGYTYQSDEAWRKANTFAGIFMMALSLFLLVLAIADVSLNVFVLVMIAGILLLLFLGTLIAKKAYEIEDLSDNAPERPTEPINVNVRPYIIVQLSAVVFYLVLTILLWDKLPEKVAIHFNASGEPDNFASKDVGAIILPLIAQVLPITMTLLLREPGFAPQLKFSEKGWRAFAEFMTVFSILLIVVLTATLLYNAGLLAGEWISYSAWLILAVTGIMIYRFLRARGYVG; from the coding sequence ATGGAGTGGGTAGAACTATACATCGTTATGACGCTCTTCGTTGCTGGTCTCTTGACCCTCGCCTTCAGAAACAAAAGGCAGTACTTCATAGGCTTCAGGATAGGCTACACCTATCAGTCCGACGAGGCATGGAGGAAGGCAAATACCTTCGCTGGAATATTCATGATGGCATTATCGCTCTTCCTCCTCGTCCTGGCCATCGCGGACGTTTCCCTCAACGTATTCGTCCTTGTCATGATAGCCGGCATCCTCCTGCTCCTTTTTCTTGGCACTTTAATTGCAAAGAAAGCCTACGAGATTGAGGATCTCTCTGATAATGCCCCGGAAAGACCAACTGAGCCCATAAATGTCAACGTCAGACCCTACATAATCGTTCAGCTCTCAGCAGTGGTTTTCTATCTCGTACTAACGATTCTCCTCTGGGACAAGTTGCCGGAAAAGGTAGCCATCCACTTCAACGCGAGCGGAGAACCGGACAACTTCGCATCTAAAGACGTGGGAGCAATTATCCTCCCCCTGATTGCCCAAGTCCTCCCAATCACGATGACCCTTCTCCTCAGGGAGCCGGGTTTTGCACCACAGCTTAAGTTCAGCGAGAAAGGCTGGAGGGCCTTCGCCGAGTTCATGACGGTCTTCAGCATCCTGCTCATTGTGGTCCTCACCGCGACACTCCTATACAACGCGGGTCTCCTGGCTGGGGAATGGATAAGCTACTCCGCCTGGCTCATTTTGGCTGTCACGGGCATTATGATATACAGGTTCCTGAGGGCGAGGGGCTATGTGGGCTGA
- a CDS encoding PadR family transcriptional regulator, producing MLGNKKERALKKLLKDLRSGLYSYLVLSLLEKRGEMHGYVIRKELEKLSSGRLVPSEGTLYDLLKSLKKYGLVEDFWAEVGGRPRKYYRLTDLGREVLTELRGEIKEIRAILERVEGFEWSG from the coding sequence TTGCTTGGTAACAAAAAGGAGAGGGCACTCAAAAAGCTTCTCAAGGACCTACGCTCCGGTCTTTACTCCTATTTAGTCCTTTCTCTCTTAGAAAAGAGAGGAGAGATGCACGGATATGTGATAAGGAAGGAGCTTGAGAAGCTGAGCAGTGGAAGGCTTGTTCCGAGCGAGGGAACTCTCTACGACCTCCTCAAGAGCCTGAAGAAGTACGGGCTCGTTGAGGACTTCTGGGCCGAGGTCGGCGGAAGGCCGAGGAAGTATTACAGACTTACGGATCTTGGAAGGGAAGTTCTAACCGAGCTGAGGGGTGAAATAAAGGAGATACGTGCAATTCTTGAGCGTGTGGAGGGATTTGAATGGAGTGGGTAG
- a CDS encoding YhfC family glutamic-type intramembrane protease, whose product MAMYLLPFPILGGLLAWATIYFLGFKRTKWSEFVFGLAIFFIAIIVQNPIQQLPLLALGIRSNADVVAKGAAFTIAASLWLGFVAGLVQEGTKYLLVKGKNLRTALFVGLGFGVTEAFFVGIIAAVAAIASETPLDVPVSTALLSLVERYFAVLFHVGTTVFLAYAYREGFGKKGLIAIVGLHTIVDSMAAYYQLTGSETFMYATEAIFAVIALALMYYIIPRVKVEKPEEEKVIW is encoded by the coding sequence ATGGCTATGTACCTCCTCCCGTTCCCGATACTGGGAGGTTTGCTCGCTTGGGCCACGATATACTTTCTGGGCTTCAAAAGGACGAAGTGGTCAGAGTTTGTATTCGGGCTGGCAATATTCTTCATTGCGATAATCGTTCAGAACCCAATCCAGCAGTTGCCTCTACTGGCGCTGGGAATACGTTCGAACGCTGACGTGGTAGCCAAGGGAGCAGCCTTTACCATAGCGGCCTCGCTGTGGCTGGGCTTTGTTGCCGGCCTCGTCCAGGAGGGCACCAAATATCTTCTAGTTAAAGGGAAGAACCTAAGGACTGCTCTCTTCGTGGGACTTGGATTCGGCGTTACCGAAGCTTTCTTTGTGGGAATAATCGCCGCCGTTGCCGCGATAGCGAGCGAGACCCCACTGGACGTTCCAGTCAGCACGGCCCTCCTCTCGCTGGTCGAGCGCTACTTTGCCGTGCTCTTCCATGTGGGAACAACGGTCTTCCTCGCCTACGCATACAGAGAAGGCTTCGGAAAGAAGGGACTGATCGCAATCGTCGGTCTGCATACGATTGTTGATTCAATGGCAGCCTACTACCAGCTGACAGGGAGCGAGACATTTATGTACGCCACTGAGGCAATCTTTGCCGTAATAGCGCTCGCGCTCATGTACTACATAATCCCCAGGGTGAAGGTCGAGAAGCCTGAGGAAGAAAAAGTAATATGGTGA
- a CDS encoding heavy metal-binding domain-containing protein: MEDIIVVTTESVPGYRIVEVKGIARGGIVKATHLGKDIMAVFRNIKGGEVKEYTQMMAEAREEALKRMILHAKELGANAVVNVRFATANVGSSVAEVYAYGTAVVVEKE; the protein is encoded by the coding sequence ATGGAGGACATCATTGTGGTTACAACTGAGAGCGTGCCCGGGTACCGGATAGTGGAAGTCAAGGGAATAGCCCGCGGTGGCATCGTGAAGGCCACTCACCTGGGAAAGGACATAATGGCCGTTTTCAGGAACATAAAAGGTGGTGAAGTGAAAGAGTATACTCAGATGATGGCCGAGGCCCGGGAGGAGGCTCTGAAAAGGATGATACTCCACGCCAAGGAGCTCGGAGCAAACGCCGTTGTAAACGTCCGCTTCGCGACTGCGAACGTCGGTTCTAGCGTTGCTGAGGTTTACGCCTACGGTACTGCGGTGGTCGTGGAAAAGGAGTGA